The Novipirellula caenicola genome includes a window with the following:
- a CDS encoding cytochrome P460 family protein: MDDSTNKACRPFGFDANLIHDGYGQSAFCNVYVNEKGKRALIDGLNHYPQGSMIVKSKLRSKSDRDPELYTVMRKMGSTFDAQNRNWEYSVIDGRTRRILARGRIDSCISCHARYAETDYITRVYMKQDDGEPSVGPKPGLRNQMQ, encoded by the coding sequence ATGACTCGACGAACAAGGCGTGCCGGCCCTTCGGATTCGACGCAAATCTGATCCATGATGGGTATGGTCAATCCGCATTTTGCAACGTTTACGTGAACGAAAAAGGAAAACGTGCATTGATTGACGGACTGAATCACTACCCCCAGGGATCGATGATCGTCAAGTCGAAACTAAGGTCTAAGAGCGATAGAGACCCGGAGCTTTACACGGTAATGCGAAAGATGGGATCGACATTCGACGCACAAAATCGAAATTGGGAGTACTCTGTGATCGATGGGCGCACACGTCGTATTCTTGCGCGTGGACGGATTGACTCGTGTATCTCCTGCCACGCTCGATACGCTGAGACTGACTACATTACTCGCGTCTATATGAAGCAAGACGACGGGGAACCATCCGTTGG